TCTCCGGCGTTCGTTCACGCTCGCTTGATAATTTCGCCTCTTTACTGCAAAAAGTACGTTTTAAATTAAATACCGGTAATCGTATAAATGTTGAAATAAATtacagtatttttttttttttgaattttgaattggAAAAAACAAATTTAATAATAACACTATTTACCTTTCTGCAGACGCTACCACATTGTTCTCCTGCATTACAGAAGATTCAAAATTCAAGTTTCACATATATTCAACATATCCTGATTTTAAATGCAAAATACacttatatatactatatatattcaCACATATATATCCATATAGGAGAAAATTGAATTCTAAGTAAGTTATACTCAGAAGCGTCGTACATTCAGATCTAGGGATTTCGCGTTGCTCTTTGTTACCTCCGTTGATCCATTCCTTGAACAACAAGACGCTAAATCGTGATCTAAGTTAGAATCATCATCATTCTCCTTTAAATTGACCGAACCCGACGGAGAAACCAAATTTCCGGCCGGCGTATCTCCGACTCCGGTGTGACTTCGGCAGCGAAGTAGAGCAGGAGATATGAGCTTCACATCTCCATCACTTGATATCTTCCTTTTTTTCGTCGTCGTAGTCGGCACGTCCAAATCTACATCATCTGACACCTCCATAATTGGCACCTTTCCAATTCCCTTGCACTTCCTCAAATACCTTCCCATCAATTCTTCTCACTTATATACCATATATAGATGTAGGCTTTATTCAATAACAATAGCCTAGATTCTATATATGCGAATTAGCTAAATATTAAATTTCGAACTCAATTATTAGTATTTGAGCTCGCTGACCCTCCTCGATCGTACACAAAAATAATGAAATATCTTTATCTTCAATTCTATAACAGAAGCTCTGAACAAGAATTTCAGAAATTTCCTTTCCCTTAAATTAAAGTACTCACTGAGCAGACCTTCTTTTGCAGAgaagagagatagagaaacaGAAAAAGAGGGTGAGGATGAGAGCAAATTTCGTCGGATTGTGGTTCTTATTATTGGCTGATGAGTAGTGCTGTCATTTCTGTGGTCCTGAGTTTTTAACAGCCGTTAAATGAGATCGGGAATCGTTTAGTTGAGTAACGGAATTTCTGACGTCGCCGTCAGCTAATCCTGTGGGGGTAGAGAAGAGGGGACTAGGTAAAAGCTTAAAACAAAGCGAGCAACTGTTTTCGTCGTTTTGGTGGAAAGTTTGTTAAGAGAATGTGAAAATTACAAAGAAGTTAAAACAGATAGAGCTTAAGTTGTGTGGCATGATTGTGTAATAAAGTATGTCATAATTATGTTTACGTAAATTATTAGTAgtattaaaaataatatttaataattaacctTAGTAATATGAAAAGTCTTTAAGAGAGGGATGATGGAGCTGTTGATTTTTGGATGTTAAAATGTTTAAGAAGGGTCATTTTCGTACAATGAAAATAGACG
This genomic stretch from Nicotiana sylvestris chromosome 9, ASM39365v2, whole genome shotgun sequence harbors:
- the LOC104239947 gene encoding cyclin-dependent kinase inhibitor 7-like → MGRYLRKCKGIGKVPIMEVSDDVDLDVPTTTTKKRKISSDGDVKLISPALLRCRSHTGVGDTPAGNLVSPSGSVNLKENDDDSNLDHDLASCCSRNGSTEVTKSNAKSLDLNENNVVASAESKEAKLSSERERTPEKMPSEKEIEDFFAVRQKAIFKRFREKYNFDFEKEEPLEGRYEWVRIGS